From a single Polyangiaceae bacterium genomic region:
- a CDS encoding dihydroorotate dehydrogenase electron transfer subunit → MARELRTLPLLRRESMGDAYHVLTFDAPEASTALPGQFCMVRGAEWGEAPLLPRPMSYLSAGRTPSILIKVVGEGTTRMARAEPGEPFTLLGPLGKPWRAPTPGRRAVLVGGGVGIAPLLFLARTLSERPIAVYGGRSARDLPLDDELAELSDLSITTEDGSRGVKGRVTDVLGELLSDGHEVFTCGPDRMMAKVAQICAERDVPCEASLETPMACGYGVCLGCPVPTAEGGYLYACTEGPCIDARRIDWEQEKHAPVRAAFRRPS, encoded by the coding sequence GTGGCTCGCGAGCTTCGCACGCTGCCGCTCTTGCGTCGCGAGAGCATGGGCGACGCCTATCACGTGCTCACTTTCGACGCGCCGGAGGCCAGCACCGCGCTGCCGGGTCAGTTCTGCATGGTGCGCGGTGCGGAATGGGGCGAGGCCCCGCTCTTACCGCGGCCCATGAGCTACCTGAGCGCGGGGCGCACGCCGTCGATCTTGATCAAGGTGGTCGGAGAAGGCACGACGCGCATGGCGCGGGCGGAGCCGGGGGAGCCCTTCACCTTGCTCGGGCCGCTGGGCAAGCCGTGGCGCGCACCCACGCCGGGACGGCGCGCCGTGCTCGTGGGTGGCGGCGTGGGCATCGCGCCGCTGTTGTTCTTGGCGCGCACTCTCTCGGAGCGACCCATCGCCGTGTACGGCGGGCGCAGCGCTCGGGACCTGCCTCTCGATGACGAGCTGGCGGAGCTTTCGGATCTGAGCATCACCACGGAAGACGGCTCTCGCGGCGTGAAGGGTCGCGTCACGGACGTGCTCGGCGAGCTCTTGTCCGATGGGCACGAGGTGTTCACCTGCGGGCCCGATCGCATGATGGCGAAGGTCGCGCAGATCTGTGCGGAGCGTGACGTCCCTTGCGAGGCGTCTTTGGAGACGCCCATGGCCTGTGGCTACGGCGTGTGCCTGGGCTGCCCGGTGCCCACGGCGGAGGGCGGATACCTCTACGCCTGCACCGAAGGCCCCTGCATCGATGCTCGGCGCATCGATTGGGAACAGGAAAAGCACGCTCCGGTGCGGGCAGCGTTCCGGAGGCCGTCATGA
- the rimI gene encoding ribosomal protein S18-alanine N-acetyltransferase — protein sequence MLVRPMDPADRARVVEIAGLGDQELDVDAELARSWARIWTAGDPVVAFLLAWAVADELHVINVATHPDHRRCGAARALLAELLTHARANRVRLVVLEVRRSNRAALSLYRSHGFCAMGIRRGYYADNAEDAIEMMLAIDPQSGQILPGRDEIALPEV from the coding sequence ATGCTCGTTCGCCCGATGGACCCTGCGGATCGCGCGCGCGTCGTGGAGATCGCCGGCCTGGGCGACCAGGAGCTGGACGTGGACGCGGAGCTCGCGCGGTCGTGGGCGCGGATCTGGACCGCCGGCGATCCGGTGGTGGCGTTCCTGCTCGCGTGGGCCGTAGCGGACGAGCTGCACGTGATCAACGTGGCGACGCATCCCGACCACCGGCGGTGCGGTGCGGCGCGGGCGCTGTTGGCGGAGCTTTTGACACATGCCCGCGCCAACCGGGTGCGTCTCGTGGTACTGGAGGTCCGCCGCTCGAACCGGGCGGCGCTCAGCCTGTATCGGTCCCATGGGTTTTGCGCCATGGGGATTCGGCGCGGCTACTACGCGGACAATGCCGAGGACGCCATCGAGATGATGCTCGCCATCGATCCCCAAAGCGGCCAGATCCTTCCAGGTCGCGACGAGATCGCCCTACCGGAGGTGTGA